Proteins encoded by one window of Castor canadensis chromosome 2, mCasCan1.hap1v2, whole genome shotgun sequence:
- the LOC109674782 gene encoding olfactory receptor 8G50-like gives MPEGNYSTVTEFILAGLSEKPELQLALFLLFLGIYVVTVVGNLGIITLIGLNSHLHTPMYFFLSSQSFIDLCHSTVIIPKMLENFVTKKNIISYPECMTRLYFFLVFVISECHMLAEMAYDHYVAICNPLLYKVTMSYQVCSWMVIGVYSMGLVGATAHTFCMLRVIFCKADIINHYFCDLFPLLELSCSSTFISEVVVLCFSAFNILVPTLTILGSYIFIIGSILQIHSIEGRSKAFSTCSSHISAVSIFFGSAAFMYLKPSSVSSMDQGKVSSVFYTIIVPMLNPIIYSLWNKAVKVALSKLLDKRSFA, from the coding sequence ATGCCAGAGGGAAATTACTCCACAGTGACTGAATTTATCCTTGCTGGGCTGTCAGAAAAACCAGAGCTCCAGCTggccctctttctcctctttttaggAATCTATGTGGTTACAGTGGTGGGGAACCTGGGCATCATCACCCTGATTGGGCTCAATTCCCATCTGCACACCCCCATGTATTTTTTCCTCAGCAGTCAGTCCTTCATTGACCTTTGCCATTCAACAGTCATTATCCCCAAAATGCTGGAGAACTTTGTGACAAAGAAGAATATCATCTCCTATCCAGAATGCATGACTCGACTCTacttcttccttgtttttgtAATATCAGAATGTCACATGTTGGCTGAAATGGCCTATGACCACTATGTTGCCATCTGTAACCCCCTGCTTTACAAAGTTACCATGTCTTATCAAGTCTGCTCATGGATGGTAATTGGGGTATATAGCATGGGCTTGGTTGGTGCCACAGCTCATACATTTTGCATGCTAAGAGTGATTTTCTGTAAGGCAGATATCATAAACCATTACTTCTGTGATCTTTTTCCATTACTGGAGCTCTCTTGCTCCAGTACTTTTATCAGTGAAGTAGTAGTTCTGTGTTTCAGTGCTTTTAATATACTTGTTCCAACCCTGACCATCCTTGGCTCTTACATCTTCATTATTGGCAGCATCCTCCAAATTCACTCCATTGAGGGCAGGTCCAAAGCCTTCAGCACCTGCAGCTCCCACATTTCTGCTGTTTCAATCTTCTTTGGTTCTGCTGCATTCATGTACCTGAAGCCATCATCAGTCAGCTCCATGGACCAAGGGAAAGTGTCCTCTGTGTTTTACACCATTATTGTGCCCATGCTGAACCCCATAATCTATAGTCTTTGGAATAAGGCTGTCAAAGTTGCCCTAAGTAAGTTGCTGGACAAAAGAAGTTTTGCATGA